A genomic window from Periophthalmus magnuspinnatus isolate fPerMag1 chromosome 16, fPerMag1.2.pri, whole genome shotgun sequence includes:
- the ubr5 gene encoding E3 ubiquitin-protein ligase UBR5 isoform X12 → MTSIHFVVHPLPGTEDQLNDRLREVSEKLNKYSFNSHPHLSLLEQASLKQCVVGPNHAGFLLEDGRVCRISFAVQPDRLELSKPDGSDGSKLSSGSGTGRSSRPGRTSDPPWFLSGSDTLGRLAGNTLGSRWSSGVNGGGGGGGGSGGSGGSGAGGGSSGGAGGGAGGGSSGGTSGRSSTTARDSRRQTRVIRTGRDRNSGLLGSQPQPVIPASVIPEELISQAQVVLQGKSRSVIIRELQRTNLDVNLAVNNLLSRDDEDGDDGDDTASESYLPGEDLMSLLDADIHSAHPSVIIDADAMFSEDISYFGYPSFRRSSLSRLGSSRVLLLPLERDSELLRERESVLRLRERRWLDGASFDTERGSTSRDGEPSLDKKSIPVQSPVSLGEELQWWPDKDGVKFVSIGALFSEMVAVSTKGELYQWKWSDPEPYRNAQNPSIHHPRVPFLGLVNEKITLLSANSIRATVATETNKVATWVDDTLSTVASKLEHSAQAFPELQGERMVSLHCCALYTCAQLENGLYWWGVVPFSQRKKMLEKARAKNKKPKSSAGISSIPNITVGTQVCLRSNPLYHAGAVAFSVSAGIPKVGVLLESVWNMNDSCRFQLRSPESLKNMEKTTKTQEIKTESKPELVKTEMGPPPSPASTCSDTSSIASSASLPYKRRRSTPAPKEEEKVNEEQWSLREVVFVEDIKNVPVGKVLKVDGAYVAVKFPGTSSSMSNQSTTAPLDSDPSSLLQDCRLLRIDELQVVKTGGTPKVPDCFQRTPKKLSIPEKAEILAVNVDSKGVHAVLKTGNWVRYCIFDLATGKAEQENNFPTSNLAFLGQSERNVAIFTAGQESPIILRDGNGTIYPMAKDCMGGIRDPDWLDLPPINSLGMGVHSLANLPSNSTIKKKAAIIIMAVEKQTLMQHVLRCDYEACRQYLVNLEQAFLLEQGSQALGALLGHRCDGNRNILHAAVSVCFPVSNKETKEEEEAERSERNTFAERLSAVEAIANAISVVSSNSSGNRTGSSSSRGLRLREMMRRSLRAAGLGRHESGPSSSDHQDPVSPPIAPPSWVPDPPPMDPDGDIDFILAPAVGSLTTASSGNSQGPSTSTIPAGPSTEQSVVESKDRKANAHLILKLMCDSVVLRPHLRELLSAKDARGMTPFMLAVSGRAYPAAITVLEAAQKMAKASDPGVPEKEDADTVFMEMICPTGTNPDDSPLYVLCCNDTCSFTWTGAEHINQDIFECRTCGLLESLCCCTECARVCHKGHDCKLKRTSPTAYCDCWEKCKCKTLIAGQKAARLDLLYRLLTTTNLVTTPNSRGEHILLFLVQTVARQSVEHCQYRPPRIREDRNRKTANAEDSDMPDHDLEPPRFAQLALERVLQDWNALKSMIMFGSQENKDPLSASSRIAHLLPEEQVYLNQQSGTIRLDCFTHCLIVKCAPDITFIDTLLGTLVKELQNKYTPGRREEAITVTRRFLRSVARVFVILSVEMASSKKKNNFIPQPIGKCRRVFQALLPYAVEELCNVAESLIVPVRMGIARPTAPFTLASTSIDAVQGSEELFSVEPLPPRPSPDQSNSSNQTAASYIIRNPQPRRSSQSQPVRGRDEEQDDIVSADVEEVEVVEGVAGEEDHHDDQEEQGEENAEAEGQHDEHDEDGSDMELDLLAAAETESDSESNHSNQDNASGRRSVVTAATAGSEAGASSVPAFFSEDDSQSNDSSDSDSSSSQSDDVDQETFLFDEPLERTTSASHANSAAQAPRSMQWAVRNAPSQRTTGNTPSSSSTPAASSTGLIYIDPTNLRRSSAISSSAAAAAAALEATNSSSYLTSASSLARAYSIVIRQISDLMSLIPKYNHLVYSQYPAAVKLTYQDAVSLQNYVEEKLIPTWNWMVSIMDSTEAQLRYGSALSSAGDPGHPSHPLHASQHSARRERMTAREEASLRTLEGRRRAATLLTARQGMMSARGDFLNYALSLMRSHNDEHSDVLPVLDVCSLKHVAYVFQALIYWIKAMNQQTTLDTPQLDRKRNREILELGLDNEDSEHENDEDTNQSMAGSTLQDKDEDPVPAETGQNHPFFRRSDSMTFLGCIPPNPFDVPLAEAIPLADQPHLLQPNARKEDLFGRPSQGLYSSSSSSSYMATKGLAEASVDRNCLEVNPSQILPTKMSYSANLKNVMSMETSQRGPEAQTLGDQELEPSKPGPSPHDLAAQLKSSLLAEIGLTESDGPPLPSFRPHCSFMGMMISHDMLLGRWRLSLELFGRVFMEDVGAEPGSILTELGGFEVKESKFRREMEKLRNLQSRDLALEVDRDRDQLIQQTMRQLNTHFGRRCTTTPMAVHRVKVTFKDEPGEGSGVARSFYTAIALALLSNDKLPNLDCVQSVSKGMQASNLMQRLRNRDRERERRSGGLRAGSRRDRDRDSRRQLSIDTRPFRPSSEGNPSDEPDPLPAHRQALGERLYPRVHAMQPAFASKITGMLLELSPAQLLLLLASEDSLRARVEEAMELLIAHGRENGADSILDLGLLETPEKAQQQENRKRHGSTRSVVDMELDDPDDGDDNAPLFYQPGKRGFYSPRPGKNTEARLNCFRNIGRILGLCLLQNELCPITLNRHVIKVLLGRKVNWHDFAFFDPVMYESLRQLIRHSLTGEAEAVFAAMDLAFAIDLCKEEGAGQVELLSGGVNMPVTPLNVYEYVRKYAEHRMLVVAEQPLHAMRKGLLDVIPKNALEDLTAEDFRLLVNGCGEVNVQMLISFTSFNDESGENADKLLQFKRWFWSIVEKMSMTERQDLVYFWTSSPSLPASEEGFQPMPSITIRPPDDQHLPTANTCISRLYVPLYSSKQILKQKLLLAIKTKNFGFV, encoded by the exons GCTCCGTGAAGTTTCTGAAAAACTCAACAAATACAGTTTTAACAG TCACCCACACCTCAGTCTGCTTGAGCAGGCCTCCCTAAAACAATGTGTTGTGGGCCCAAACCATGCAGGATTTCTCCTTGAG GATGGTCGAGTTTGTAGAATTAGCTTTGCAGTTCAACCTGATCGCCTGGAGCTTAGCAAACCGGATGGCAGTGATGG TTCAAAGTTGAGCAGTGGTTCAGGGACAGGAAGGAGCTCCAGGCCAGGCAGGACTAGTGATCCGCCCTGGTTCCTGTCTGGTTCAGACACTTTGGGCAGACTGGCAGGCAACACCCTTGG GAGTCGTTGGAGCTCTGGAGTGAATggcggaggtggaggaggtggaggttcAGGAGGATCAGGGGgcagtggagcaggtggaggcagcagtggaggagctggaggaggggcTGGAGGTGGGAGCAGTGGGGGCACCTCAGGCAGGTCATCCACTACTGCCCGAGACTCCCGACGCCAAACCAGAGTGATACGCACTGGGCGGGACCGGAATTCAGGTCTGTTAGGCAGCCAGCCCCAGCCTGTTATACCGGCATCTGTGATCCCTGAAGAGCTTATTTCTCAG GCTCAAGTAGTTCTGCAGGGCAAGTCCAGGAGTGTCATCATTCGAGAGCTGCAGAGGACCAATTTAGATGTCAACCTCGCTGTTAATAATCTGTTGAGCAGAGACGATGAAGACGGAGATGATGGTGATGACACAGCCAGCGAGTCCTACCTGCCTGGGG AGGACCTGATGTCCCTGTTGGATGCAGATATTCACTCGGCCCATCCCAGTGTCATTATTGATGCTGATGCCATGTTCTCTGAGGACATCAGCTATTTTGGCTACCCATCGTTCAGGCGCTCTTCCCTGTCCCGCCTAGGTTCCTCTAGAG TTCTCCTTCTGCCTTTAGAGAGAGACTCTGAGCTGCTGCGGGAACGGGAGTCAGTGCTGAGGTTACGGGAGCGCCGGTGGCTTGATGGCGCCTCGTTCGACACAGAGCGAGGCTCCACCAGCCGTGACGGAGAACCTAGCCTTGACAAGAAGAGCATCCCTGTTCAGAGCCCTGTGTCCTTAGGAGAAGAGCTGCAGTGGTGGCCTGACAAG GACGGTGTGAAGTTTGTGAGCATTGGCGCATTGTTCTCAGAGATGGTGGCTGTAAGCACCAAAGGAGAGTTGTATCAGTGGAAGTGGTCAGACCCTGAACCCTATAGGAATGCAcag AATCCATCAATTCATCACCCACGTGTCCCCTTCCTGGGCCTTGTGAATGAGAAGATCACTTTATTGTCAGCCAACAGCATCAGAGCCACAGTAGCCACAGAAACAAACAAG GTGGCGACTTGGGTAGATGATACACTCAGCACTGTGGCCTCTAAACTGGAGCACAGCGCCCAGGCCTTTCCAGAGCTGCAGGGTGAGCGCATGGTGTCACTGCACTGTTGTGCTCTCTACACATGCGCGCAGCTGGAGAATGGCCTCTACTGGTG GGGTGTTGTGCCATTTAGTCAGAGAAAGAAGATGCTTGAAAAGGCCAGAGCCAAGAACAAAAAGCCAAAGTCTAGTGCTGGCATCTCCTCGATACCGAACATAACTGTGGGAACTCAG GTGTGCTTGAGGAGTAACCCTCTGTATCACGCTGGTGCAGTGGCCTTTTCTGTCAGTGCTGGGATCCCTAAAGTGGGTGTTCTCCTGGAGTCTGTCTGGAACATGAATGACAGCTGCCGGTTCCAGCTGCGCTCACCAGAGAGCCTCAAGAACATGGAGAAGACAACCAAGACACAAGAGATTAA GACTGAGAGCAAGCCTGAACTAGTGAAGACTGAGATGGGTCCCCCTCCGTCCCCCGCCTCCACCTGCAGTGATACCTCCTCCATTGCGAGCAGTGCCTCTTTGCCCTACA AACGAAGGCGCTCGACTCCAGCTCccaaagaagaagagaaagtaaATGAAGAGCAATGGTCTCTCAGAGAAGTGGTGTTTGTGGAGGACATAAAAAATGTCCCTGTAGGAAAG GTGCTGAAAGTAGATGGTGCGTATGTTGCGGTGAAGTTTCCAGGGACATCGAGCAGCATGAGCAACCAAAGCACTACTGCTCCTCTGGACTCTGACCCATCTTCTCTGCTGCAGGACTGTAGGCTGTTGAGAAtagatgagctgcag GTGGTTAAAACTGGTGGGACTCCTAAAGTTCCTGACTGTTTCCAGCGAACGCCTAAAAAACTCAGCATTCCTGAAAAGGCTGAAATTCTAGCTGTGAATGTTGACTCCAAAG GAGTTCACGCAGTACTGAAAACTGGTAACTGGGTAAGATACTGTATCTTTGACCTGGCGACAGGCAAAGCTGAGCAGGAGAATAACTTCCCCACTAGTAACCTAGCCTTCCTAGGACAAAGTGAGCGAAACGTCGCCATCTTTACTGCTGGGCAG GAATCACCCATCATCCTTCGGGATGGAAATGGCACAATCTACCCTATGGCCAAAGACTGCATGGGGGGAATAAGAGATCCAGACTGGCTTGATTTGCCACCTATAAACAGCTTGGGTATGGGTGTTCACTCACTGGCCAATCTTCCCTCGAACTCAACAATCAAAAAGAAagctgctattattattatggctGTGGAG AAACAGACCCTGATGCAGCACGTTCTGCGCTGTGACTATGAGGCATGTCGACAGTATCTAGTGAACCTGGAGCAAGCCTTCCTCCTTGAACAGGGCAGTCAGGCTCTGGGAGCTCTTTTGGGGCACCGCTGCGATGGCAACCGCAACATCCTCCATGCCGCTGTGTCGGTCTGCTTTCCTGTGAGCAACAAGGAGACCAAAGAAGAGGAAG AGGCTGAACGATCAGAGAGGAACACATTTGCAGAGCGTCTGTCTGCTGTGGAGGCGATTGCAAATGCCATCTCAGTGGTGTCAAGCAACAGTTCTGGAAACAGGACTGGCTCCTCAAGCAGCAGAGG TCTTCGTCTGAGGGAGATGATGCGTAGATCATTGAGAGCAGCTGGTCTTGGTCGACATGAGTCAGGCCCATCCTCCAGTGACCATCAGGACCCAGTGTCCCCTCCCATTGCTCCACCGAGCTGGGTCCCCGATCCTCCACCTATGGACCCTG ATGGTGACATTGACTTCATCTTGGCACCAGCTGTGGGCTCACTCACCACTGCTTCCTCTGGGAACAGTCAGGGACCTAGCACTTCCACCATACCTG CAGGGCCATCTACAGAACAATCAGTGGTTGAATCAAAAGACCGAAAGGCCAATGCACATTTGATCCTCAAATTAATGTGTGACAGTGTTGTTTTGAGGCCACATCTGAGGGAGCTGCTCTCTGCAAA GGATGCCCGTGGGATGACTCCCTTCATGCTAGCAGTCAGTGGGAGAGCATACCCTGCTGCCATTACTGTTCTGGAAGCTGCACAGAAAATGGCAAAGG CCAGTGACCCAGGTGTCCCAGAGAAAGAGGATGCAGACactgttttcatggagatgatTTGCCCCACGGGAACAAACCCTGATGACTCTCCACTCTATGTACTGTGTTGTAATGACACCTGCAGCTTCACTTGGACTGGAGCAGAGcacataaaccag GACATTTTTGAGTGTCGAACTTGTGGACTACTCGAGTCGCTCTGCTGCTGCACTGAGTGTGCCAGAGTGTGTCACAAAGGACATGACTGCAA GCTCAAGAGGACCTCTCCAACTGCCTACTGTGATTGCTGGGagaaatgcaaatgtaaaaCGCTAATCGCTGGACAAAAGGCTGCTCGTCTGGATCTCCTCTACAGGCTTCTCACTACCACCAATCTGGTCACCACACCAAACAGCAG AGGAGAGCACATCTTGCTTTTCTTGGTGCAAACTGTAGCCAGGCAGAGTGTGGAGCATTGTCAGTACAGACCTCCACGCATCCGAGAAGACCGGAATCGTAAGACTGCAAATGCAGAAG ACTCTGATATGCCTGACCATGATCTGGAGCCTCCCCGTTTTGCACAGCTGGCTTTGGAGAGGGTCCTTCAAGACTGGAATGCCCTCAAATCcatgatcatgtttggttctcaGGAAAACAAAGACCC ACTTAGTGCCAGCAGTAGGATTGCGCACCTGCTGCCTGAGGAGCAGGTTTACTTGAACCAGCAGAGTGGCACCATTCGCCTTGACTGTTTCACCCACTGCCTCATCGTCAAGTGTGCTCCCGACATCACT ttcATCGACACTTTACTGGGTACATTAGTGAAGGAGCTACAGAATAAATACACCCCTGGGCGGAGAGAGGAGGCCATCACTGTCACCAGGAGGTTTCTGCGCTCTGTGGCAAGAGTGTTTGTCATTCTCAGTGTGGAGATGGCATCATCAAAGAAGAAAAA TAACTTCATCCCCCAGCCCATTGGAAAATGCCGTAGAGTTTTCCAGGCATTGTTGCCATATGCTGTGGAGGAGCTATGTAATGTGGCAGAGTCACTGATAGTGCCTGTCCGGATGGGAATTGCTCGACCCACGGCCCCCTTCACTTTGGCAAGCACAAGCATTGATGCAGTCCAGGGGAGTGAAGAGCTCTTCTCTGTGGAACCACTGCCTCCAAGACCTTCCCCTGACCAATCCAATAG TTCAAACCAGACTGCGGCCTCCTACATCATCAGGAATCCACAGCCTCGACGCAGCAGTCAGTCACAGCCTgtcagagggagagatgaggagcaGGATGACATTGTATCTGCAGATGTGGAAGAG gTTGAGGTGGTTGAAGGTGTTGCAGGTGAAGAAGACCATCATGATGACCAGGAAGAACAGGGAGAAGAAAATGCTGAAGCAGAGGGCCAACATGACGAGCACGATGAAGATG GAAGCGACATGGAGCTGGATCTGTTGGCTGCCGCTGAAACTGAGAGCGATAGTGAAAGTAACCACAGCAACCAGGACAACGCCAGTGGACGCAGAAGTGTTGTCACTGCGGCAACAGCAGGTTCTGAAGCAG GTGCCAGCAGTGTTCCAGCCTTTTTCTCAGAGGATGATTCTCAGTCCAATGACTCAAGTGATtcggacagcagcagcagccaaaGTGATGATGTGGATCAGGAGACCTTTCTGTTTGATGAGCCTTTGGAGAGAACCACCAGTGCTTctcatgctaacagtgcagccCAGGCCCCGCGTTCCATGCAGTGGGCTGTGAGGAACGCTCCGAGTCAACGGACTACAGGCAATACACCTTCCAGCTCCTCCACACCTGCGG cAAGCTCCACAGGCCTGATCTACATTGATCCCACAAACTTGCGCCGCTCCAGTGCCATCAGCTccagtgcagcagcagcagcagcagctctggaGGCCACAAACTCCAGTAGTTACCTGACATCTGCCAGTAGCTTGGCCCGCGCTTACAGCATCGTTATTAGGCAGATCTCAGACCTTATGAGCCTCATCCCCAAATACAACCACCTGGTCTACTCCCAGTACCCTGCTGCTGTGAAGCTCACTTATCAGGATGCGGTCAGTCTACAG AACTACGTTGAGGAGAAGCTGATTCCCACCTGGAACTGGATGGTGTCGATCATGGATTCGACTGAGGCCCAGCTGAGGTATGGCTCTGCACTGTCCTCTGCTGGAGACCCGGGACACCCCAGCCACCCACTCCATGCCTCTCAGCACTCTGCTCGCAGGGAACGCATGACCGCGCGAGAGGAGGCCAGCCTGCGCACCTTGGAAGGACGCAG GAGGGCAGCCACTCTGTTAACCGCTCGGCAAGGCATGATGTCGGCTCGAGGAGACTTCCTAAACTATGCGTTGTCCCTGATGAGATCCCATAACGATGAGCATTCGGATGTTCTTCCTGTGCTGGATGTCTGCTCCCTAAAGCATGTGGCCTATGTTTTTCAAGCCCTCATTTACTGGATCAAAGCAATGAACCAGCAAACCACACTGGATACCCCACAGCTGGATAGAAAAAg AAATCGGGAAATTTTGGAGCTGGGTTTGGACAATGAGGACTCTGAACATGAGAACGATGAAGACACAAATCAGA GTATGGCAGGGTCAACTCTCCAGGACAAAGATGAGGACCCAGTCCCGGCTGAAACAGGTCAAAACCACCCTTTTTTCCGTCGGTCCGACTCCATGACATTCCTTGGCTGTATACCGCCAAACCCCTTCGATGTTCCACTGGCTGAGGCTATACCACTCGCAGACCAACCCCATCTTCTACAG CCTAATGCCAGGAAGGAGGATCTGTTTGGCCGCCCCTCACAGGGCCTgtactcctcttcctcctcctcatcatacATGGCGACAAAAGGGCTGGCCGAGGCGAGTGTGGACCGGAACTGCCTGGAGGTAAACCCCTCTCAG ATTCTACCAACCAAGATGTCTTATTCAGCCAACTTGAAGAATGTGATGAGTATGGAGACAAGTCAGAGAGGCCCTGAAGCCCAGACCCTTGGGGATCAGGAGCTGGAGCCATCCAAACCGGGACCTTCGCCCCATGACCTGGCAGCACAGCTCAAGAGCAGCCTGCTGGCCGAAATCGGACTAACAGAGAGTGACGGACCACCTCTACCATCCTTCAG GCCCCACTGCAGTTTCATGGGGATGATGATTTCACATGACATGCTGCTGGGTCGCTGGCGTCTATCACTTGAATTGTTTGGCCGCGTCTTTATGGAGGATGTTGGAGCTGAGCCTGGATCG ATTCTCACTGAGCTGGGTGGATTTGAAGTAAAGGAGTCAAAGTTTCGCCGAGAAATGGAGAAGCTCAGAAACCTTCAGTCCCGGGACCTAGCTCTAGAGGTGGACCGAGATCGAGACCAGCTCATTCAGCAGACCATGCGGCAACTCAACACACACTTTGGCCGCCGCTGCACCACCACCCCCATGGCCGTGCACAGAGTCAAAGTGACCTTTAAGGACGAGCCTGGAGAGGGCAGTGGAGTGGCCCGAAGCTTCTACACTGCCATCGCCCTTGCCCTCCTGTCTAACGACAAGCTGCCCAACCTGGACTGTGTACAGAGTGTCAGCAAGGGCATGCAGGCCAGCA atCTAATGCAGCGGCTGAGAAATCGAGACCGAGAAAGAGAGCGGAGAAGTGGGGGTCTGCGAGCAGGATccaggagagacagagatag AGACTCCAGGAGACAGCTGTCTATTGATACCAGACCTTTCAGGCCCTCATCGGAGGGCAACCCCAGTGACGAGCCCGACCCACTGCCTGCGCACAGGCAGGCTCTGGGGGAGAGGCTGTATCCGCGGGTTCACGCAATGCAACCA GCCTTTGCCAGTAAAATCACAGGGATGCTgttggagctgtctccggctcaGCTGCTGTTGCTTCTCGCCAGTGAGGACTCCCTCAGAGCCAGAGTAGAGGAGGCCATGGAACTCCTTATAGCACATGGAAG AGAAAATGGGGCTGACAGTATACTGGACCTTGGTCTTTTGGAGACCCCAGAAAAAGCACAA CAGCAGGAGAACCGAAAGCGCCATGGTTCTACACGCAGTGTGGTGGACATGGAGCTCGATGATCCAGACGACGGGGACGATAACGCTCCTCTTTTCTATCAGCCGGGAAAACGTGGGTTTTACTCCCCAAGACCAGGCAAAAACACAGAGGCCAGGCTCAACTGTTTCAGAAACATTGGGAG aatACTGGGGTTATGTCTACTACAAAATGAACTCTGCCCAATCACGTTAAA